The following are encoded together in the Pseudodesulfovibrio indicus genome:
- a CDS encoding SHOCT domain-containing protein: MEFLTSFGNWCSGPGLWHGGGYGNWAGGMPFHFGGIFQLLVIGLIIYFTARLFRKPATSSGPGTPEEVLKRRYAAGEIDEPTYKRMKDELQRS, from the coding sequence ATGGAATTTTTGACGTCATTCGGGAACTGGTGCTCCGGGCCGGGCCTGTGGCACGGCGGAGGCTATGGGAACTGGGCTGGCGGAATGCCCTTCCATTTCGGGGGGATCTTCCAGCTCCTGGTCATAGGACTGATCATCTATTTCACGGCGCGCCTGTTCCGCAAACCCGCCACCTCTTCAGGTCCGGGCACGCCCGAGGAAGTCCTCAAACGGCGCTACGCCGCCGGCGAGATCGACGAGCCGACGTACAAGCGCATGAAGGATGAGTTGCAACGCAGCTAG
- the rpmB gene encoding 50S ribosomal protein L28 has product MSQVCDICGKGPQTGNNVSHSHIKTKRRFMPNLQKVRHQLESGQVVSIKACTRCIRNGAVNKPVVSKKPE; this is encoded by the coding sequence ATGTCCCAGGTTTGCGATATTTGTGGAAAGGGTCCCCAGACCGGCAACAACGTCAGCCACTCTCACATCAAAACCAAGCGCCGCTTCATGCCGAACCTGCAGAAGGTCCGCCACCAGCTGGAGTCCGGCCAGGTCGTGAGCATCAAGGCCTGCACCCGCTGCATCCGCAACGGCGCGGTCAACAAGCCCGTCGTCTCCAAGAAGCCCGAATAG
- a CDS encoding YceD family protein, with the protein MFEFWLPISDIAAEGKTFVFDDQALWREAWREFKLEVRPARDLVAEYTVQPQGDEGALVRGTLKGAVQLPCDRCAESFEHAIDVDFDAYEQLPDGEDDGEPRMRLENGQLQLDMGAILWEEFALALPFKPLCSEDCQGVCPGCGADLNSGECTCKRDEGDERLAVFRDLKIK; encoded by the coding sequence ATGTTTGAATTTTGGCTGCCGATCAGTGATATCGCCGCGGAGGGCAAGACGTTCGTCTTCGACGACCAGGCGCTCTGGCGTGAGGCGTGGCGTGAATTCAAGCTGGAGGTCCGGCCGGCCCGCGACTTGGTGGCCGAGTACACCGTTCAGCCCCAGGGCGACGAGGGCGCACTGGTGCGCGGCACCCTCAAGGGCGCCGTGCAGCTGCCCTGCGACCGCTGCGCCGAATCCTTCGAGCACGCCATCGACGTCGACTTCGACGCCTATGAGCAGCTGCCTGACGGCGAGGACGACGGCGAGCCGCGCATGCGTCTGGAGAACGGCCAGCTTCAGCTGGACATGGGCGCCATCCTCTGGGAGGAATTCGCCCTGGCCCTGCCGTTCAAGCCGCTGTGTTCCGAGGACTGCCAGGGCGTCTGCCCCGGCTGCGGCGCGGACCTCAATTCCGGCGAATGCACCTGCAAGCGGGATGAGGGCGACGAAAGGCTTGCGGTTTTCCGCGACTTGAAGATAAAGTAA
- the rpmF gene encoding 50S ribosomal protein L32: protein MAVPKKKTSKSRKGMRRSHDHVATPNVVYCECGEPNLPHRACAVCGSYKGRQVVSGDDA from the coding sequence ATGGCTGTCCCTAAGAAGAAAACTTCCAAGTCCCGTAAGGGCATGCGCCGTTCCCACGATCACGTCGCAACCCCCAACGTCGTTTACTGCGAGTGCGGTGAGCCGAACCTTCCCCATCGCGCCTGCGCCGTCTGCGGCTCCTACAAGGGCCGTCAGGTCGTCAGCGGAGACGATGCCTAA
- the plsX gene encoding phosphate acyltransferase PlsX, with protein MQAPRIAVDAMGGDFGPRIVVPAAVDAAREGISIVLVGDEQRVKAELDKLDTQGLDIEIVHASQVVEMDDKPADALRRKKDSSIQVACRLVKEGGAHGVVSAGNSGASVACGMFVLGRIPGVQRPALAGILPTEKNPVVLIDVGANVDSKPQHLLQFGLMADVLARHVLGVQDPSVGILSIGEEEGKGNAAVREAFDLLKRSQLRFIGNVEGRDIFTGEVDIVVCDGFVGNVALKLSEGLARSLSRILKDELKSSWLSMLGTLLSFGAFKRFKKIVDYAEYGGAPLLGLRDIVIVAHGKSNELAMTNCIRMAATSVRNNVHGHLAEGLAAHKDLAAKPDRNAA; from the coding sequence ATTCAGGCGCCACGGATCGCCGTGGACGCCATGGGGGGAGATTTCGGCCCCCGGATCGTCGTACCCGCAGCGGTGGATGCCGCTCGCGAGGGCATTTCCATTGTCCTCGTGGGCGACGAACAGCGGGTCAAGGCAGAGCTTGACAAACTCGACACCCAAGGGCTGGACATCGAAATCGTCCACGCCTCGCAGGTGGTCGAGATGGACGACAAACCCGCCGACGCCTTGCGCCGCAAAAAGGACTCCTCCATCCAGGTGGCTTGCCGCCTGGTCAAGGAAGGGGGGGCTCACGGCGTGGTCTCGGCCGGCAACTCCGGCGCTTCCGTGGCCTGCGGCATGTTCGTGCTCGGCCGGATTCCCGGCGTGCAGCGCCCGGCCCTGGCCGGCATCCTGCCCACGGAGAAGAATCCCGTGGTGCTCATCGACGTGGGCGCCAACGTGGACTCAAAGCCGCAGCACCTGCTCCAGTTCGGCCTCATGGCCGACGTCCTGGCCCGGCACGTCCTCGGCGTGCAGGACCCGTCCGTGGGCATCCTGTCCATCGGCGAGGAGGAGGGCAAGGGCAACGCGGCCGTGCGCGAGGCGTTCGACCTGCTCAAACGCTCCCAGCTCCGCTTCATCGGCAACGTCGAGGGCCGCGACATCTTCACCGGAGAGGTGGACATCGTGGTCTGCGACGGGTTTGTGGGCAACGTGGCCCTCAAGCTGTCCGAGGGGCTGGCCCGCTCCCTGAGCCGCATCCTCAAGGACGAGCTCAAGTCGAGCTGGCTGTCCATGCTCGGCACGCTGCTCTCCTTCGGCGCCTTCAAGCGCTTCAAGAAGATCGTGGACTACGCCGAATACGGCGGAGCGCCGCTGCTCGGCCTGCGCGACATCGTCATCGTGGCCCACGGCAAGTCCAACGAACTGGCCATGACCAACTGCATCCGCATGGCCGCCACCAGCGTCCGCAACAACGTCCACGGCCACCTGGCCGAAGGGCTTGCCGCGCACAAGGACCTGGCCGCCAAACCCGACAGGAACGCTGCCTGA
- a CDS encoding beta-ketoacyl-ACP synthase III, which produces MTNFILRGFGLYAPEKVMTNADLEKIVDTNDEWITTRTGIKQRHIAAEGEATSDMALNSSRQALAQAGIDPSELTHIVCATFTPDSVIPSAACRLQEKLGISGQMCLDVQAACSGFLYALQTGRGYLCLEPDSKVLVVASEIVTRRMNWEDRATCVLFGDASGAVVLTGGEPDDGPRVLDIMLAADGALGDLLTVNGGGSAYSYKLGEPVGPEYFVEFQGREVFKHAVRNMTEICEAILKRNGLDKSDVDVLLPHQANYRIIDAVGRRFEIPEERIFVNIDKYGNTSAASVPVALAEAVHSGFIKKGDLVIVPTFGGGFTWGAALIRF; this is translated from the coding sequence ATGACCAATTTCATCCTTCGCGGCTTTGGCCTGTACGCGCCTGAAAAGGTGATGACCAACGCCGATCTCGAGAAAATCGTCGATACCAACGACGAGTGGATCACCACCCGCACCGGGATCAAGCAACGGCACATCGCCGCCGAGGGAGAGGCCACATCCGACATGGCCCTCAACTCCTCACGCCAGGCCCTGGCCCAGGCGGGCATCGACCCCTCGGAGCTGACCCACATCGTCTGCGCCACCTTCACCCCGGACTCCGTGATCCCCTCGGCCGCCTGCCGGTTGCAGGAGAAGCTCGGCATCTCCGGCCAGATGTGCCTGGACGTTCAGGCGGCCTGCTCCGGCTTCCTCTACGCCCTGCAGACCGGGCGCGGTTATCTCTGCCTGGAGCCGGACAGCAAGGTCCTGGTGGTGGCCAGCGAGATCGTCACCCGGCGCATGAACTGGGAGGACCGGGCCACCTGCGTCCTGTTCGGCGACGCCTCGGGCGCGGTGGTCCTGACCGGCGGCGAGCCCGACGACGGTCCCCGCGTCCTGGACATCATGCTCGCGGCGGACGGCGCGCTCGGCGACCTGCTCACGGTCAACGGCGGCGGCTCGGCCTACTCCTACAAGCTGGGCGAACCCGTGGGGCCCGAATATTTCGTCGAGTTCCAGGGCCGCGAGGTCTTCAAGCACGCCGTGCGGAACATGACCGAGATCTGCGAGGCCATCCTCAAGCGCAACGGGCTGGACAAGTCGGACGTGGACGTGCTCCTGCCGCACCAGGCCAACTACCGCATCATCGACGCCGTGGGCCGCCGGTTCGAGATCCCCGAAGAGCGCATCTTCGTGAACATCGACAAGTACGGCAACACCTCCGCCGCCTCGGTGCCCGTGGCCCTGGCCGAGGCCGTGCACTCCGGGTTCATCAAGAAGGGCGACCTGGTCATCGTCCCCACCTTCGGGGGCGGTTTCACCTGGGGCGCGGCGCTCATTCGGTTCTAG
- the fabG gene encoding 3-oxoacyl-[acyl-carrier-protein] reductase, producing the protein MSELSKVALVTGGSRGIGKAVAERLAADGFEVYITYVSRPEAADAAVDAIVKAGGKARAFKLDSGDRESVAAFFKDEIKGKVALEVLVNNAGITRDGLMMRMKDEDWDKVLEINLTGCFVFLKEASKIMGKQRSGRIINISSVVGQMGNAGQANYCAAKAGLIGLTKSAARELAGRSITVNAVAPGFIETDMTAELPEKTVAAMLEQIPLKSLGQSEDIAAAVSFLAGPGAGYITGQVIGVNGGMYM; encoded by the coding sequence ATGAGCGAGCTTTCCAAAGTCGCACTGGTGACGGGCGGTTCCAGGGGAATCGGCAAGGCGGTGGCCGAGAGGCTGGCCGCCGACGGATTCGAGGTGTACATCACCTACGTCAGCCGTCCCGAGGCCGCCGACGCGGCGGTGGACGCCATCGTCAAGGCGGGCGGCAAGGCCCGTGCCTTCAAGCTCGACTCCGGCGACCGCGAGTCCGTCGCCGCCTTCTTCAAGGACGAGATCAAGGGCAAGGTCGCCCTCGAGGTGCTGGTCAACAACGCGGGCATCACCCGCGACGGCCTGATGATGCGCATGAAGGACGAGGACTGGGACAAGGTCCTGGAGATCAACCTCACCGGCTGTTTCGTCTTCCTCAAGGAGGCGTCCAAGATCATGGGCAAGCAGCGTTCCGGCCGGATCATCAACATCTCCTCCGTGGTCGGACAGATGGGCAACGCGGGCCAGGCCAACTACTGCGCCGCCAAGGCGGGCCTCATCGGCCTGACCAAGTCCGCCGCCCGCGAGCTGGCCGGTCGTTCCATCACGGTCAACGCAGTGGCCCCCGGTTTCATCGAGACCGACATGACCGCCGAACTGCCCGAAAAGACGGTCGCGGCCATGCTCGAACAAATTCCGTTAAAGTCCCTCGGGCAGTCCGAGGATATCGCAGCCGCCGTCTCCTTCCTGGCAGGCCCCGGAGCCGGGTACATCACCGGCCAGGTGATCGGAGTCAATGGCGGCATGTACATGTAA
- a CDS encoding acyl carrier protein — protein sequence MSDVAAKVKEIIVDQLGVSEDEVVESAAFVEDLGADSLDLTELIMAMEEEFDLEIDDEQAQKILKVGDAISHIEKAI from the coding sequence ATGTCCGACGTAGCAGCTAAAGTGAAAGAGATCATTGTCGACCAGCTGGGTGTGTCCGAAGACGAAGTCGTCGAGAGCGCCGCTTTCGTGGAAGACCTGGGCGCCGATTCCCTGGACCTGACCGAACTGATCATGGCCATGGAAGAGGAATTCGACCTGGAAATCGACGACGAACAGGCCCAGAAGATCCTCAAGGTCGGCGACGCCATCTCTCACATCGAGAAGGCCATCTAG
- the fabF gene encoding beta-ketoacyl-ACP synthase II has protein sequence MNRVVVTSVAAVTPLGNDVETSWQNLLAGKSGIGQITKFDTSEYATTIAGEVRGFDPELYIGKKEARRMETFTQYAVGASRMLFEAAGWSIPEAERSRVGTIIGVGLGGLETIEDSHEKLLKRGPRKVSPFFIPILIANMAAGQVSIETGAMGPNICTTTACASGTHGIGTAYTDIAMGRVDAMICGGAESTISPLAVAGFNAMKALSVRNDEPELASRPFDKDRTGFVMGEGCGLLLLESLEHAEKRGATILAEIVGYGASGDAYHMTAPPEDGSGMAFAMAAAIREAGIDPSAIDHINAHGTSTYLNDLCETRALKKVFGDHAYNLAICANKSQMGHLLGAAGGVEGVFAVKTLSEGIIPGTLNRTEPDPECDLDYCVDGPRKQQAEYALSNSFGFGGTNACVLFKRFTG, from the coding sequence ATGAACAGGGTAGTTGTTACCAGCGTAGCCGCCGTCACGCCGCTTGGCAACGACGTCGAAACCAGCTGGCAGAACCTCCTGGCCGGGAAATCCGGCATCGGACAGATCACCAAGTTCGACACCTCGGAATACGCCACGACCATTGCCGGAGAGGTCAGGGGATTCGATCCCGAACTCTACATCGGCAAGAAAGAGGCGCGGCGCATGGAGACCTTCACCCAGTACGCGGTGGGCGCCTCCAGGATGCTCTTCGAGGCCGCCGGCTGGTCCATCCCCGAGGCCGAGCGGTCCCGCGTGGGCACCATCATCGGCGTCGGGCTGGGCGGACTGGAGACCATCGAGGACTCCCACGAGAAGCTCCTGAAACGGGGACCGAGAAAGGTTTCGCCCTTTTTCATTCCCATCCTCATCGCCAACATGGCCGCCGGACAGGTCTCCATCGAGACCGGGGCCATGGGCCCCAACATCTGCACCACCACGGCCTGCGCCTCGGGCACCCACGGCATCGGCACGGCGTACACCGACATCGCCATGGGCCGCGTTGACGCCATGATCTGCGGCGGCGCGGAATCCACCATCTCCCCCCTGGCGGTGGCCGGATTCAACGCCATGAAGGCCCTGTCCGTGCGCAACGACGAGCCGGAGCTCGCGTCCCGGCCCTTCGACAAGGACCGCACCGGCTTCGTCATGGGCGAAGGGTGCGGCCTGCTGCTCCTCGAATCCCTGGAGCACGCGGAGAAGCGCGGGGCCACCATCCTGGCCGAGATCGTCGGTTATGGCGCGTCCGGCGACGCGTACCACATGACCGCGCCGCCCGAGGACGGCTCCGGCATGGCCTTCGCCATGGCCGCCGCCATCCGCGAGGCCGGGATCGATCCCTCCGCGATCGACCACATCAATGCCCACGGCACCTCCACCTACCTGAACGACCTGTGCGAGACCAGGGCGCTCAAGAAGGTGTTCGGCGACCACGCCTACAACCTCGCCATCTGCGCCAACAAGTCCCAGATGGGACACCTGCTCGGCGCGGCGGGCGGCGTCGAAGGCGTCTTCGCCGTCAAGACCCTCTCCGAGGGCATCATCCCCGGCACCCTGAACAGGACCGAACCCGACCCCGAATGCGACCTGGACTACTGTGTGGACGGCCCGCGCAAGCAACAGGCCGAATACGCCCTGTCCAACTCCTTCGGATTCGGCGGCACCAACGCCTGCGTCCTCTTCAAACGGTTCACCGGGTAA
- the glyA gene encoding serine hydroxymethyltransferase, with translation MEELFIQDPAVAAAIADEVDRQVSKLELIASENFVSTAVRQAQGSVMTHKYAEGYPGKRWYGGCEFVDEVEDLARDRAKELFGAAYANVQPHSGSQANMAVYFAACQPGDTVLGMDLSHGGHLTHGSPVNFSGKLFNMVHYGVSRETQTIDYDQVEALAKEHKPTMIIAGASAYPRIIDFARFRAIADEVGAKLMVDMAHIAGLIAAGEHPSCIEHAHYTTTTTHKTLRGPRGGMILGAEDLEQELNSNIFPGIQGGPLMHVIAAKAVAFGEALSPGFVEYQQQVVKNAKQLAASLTEAGYTLVSGGTDNHMMLMDLSGKDYTGKDAQIALDKAGITANKNTIPFETKSPFQTSGIRLGTPALTTRGMIEEDMIVVAEAIVAALENMNDDKTLGEIASEVEEFAREFPLYAW, from the coding sequence ATGGAAGAGCTGTTTATCCAGGACCCGGCGGTTGCCGCCGCCATTGCCGACGAGGTTGATCGCCAGGTTTCCAAGCTGGAGCTGATCGCCAGCGAGAATTTCGTGTCCACGGCCGTGCGCCAGGCCCAGGGGTCGGTCATGACCCACAAGTACGCCGAGGGCTATCCGGGCAAACGTTGGTACGGCGGCTGCGAGTTCGTGGACGAGGTCGAGGACCTGGCCCGCGACCGCGCCAAGGAGCTGTTCGGCGCGGCCTATGCCAACGTCCAGCCCCACTCCGGCTCCCAGGCCAACATGGCCGTCTACTTCGCGGCCTGCCAGCCCGGCGACACCGTGCTCGGCATGGACCTGTCCCACGGCGGCCACCTGACCCACGGCTCCCCGGTCAACTTCTCCGGCAAGCTGTTCAACATGGTGCATTACGGCGTGTCCCGCGAGACCCAGACCATCGACTACGACCAGGTCGAGGCGCTGGCCAAGGAGCACAAGCCGACCATGATCATCGCCGGTGCGTCCGCCTATCCCCGGATCATCGATTTCGCCCGCTTCCGCGCCATCGCCGACGAGGTCGGAGCCAAGCTGATGGTCGACATGGCCCACATCGCGGGCCTGATCGCCGCGGGCGAGCATCCGTCCTGCATCGAGCACGCCCACTACACCACCACCACGACCCACAAGACCCTGCGCGGCCCGCGCGGCGGCATGATCCTTGGGGCCGAGGACCTGGAGCAGGAGCTGAACTCCAACATCTTCCCGGGCATCCAGGGCGGCCCGCTGATGCACGTCATCGCGGCCAAGGCCGTGGCCTTCGGCGAGGCGCTGTCCCCCGGTTTCGTGGAGTACCAGCAGCAGGTGGTCAAGAACGCCAAGCAGCTGGCCGCGTCCCTGACCGAGGCGGGCTACACCCTGGTCTCCGGCGGCACCGACAACCACATGATGCTCATGGACCTGTCCGGGAAGGACTACACCGGCAAGGACGCCCAGATCGCGCTCGACAAGGCGGGCATCACCGCCAACAAGAACACCATCCCGTTCGAGACCAAGTCCCCGTTCCAGACCTCGGGCATCCGTCTGGGCACCCCGGCCCTGACCACCCGCGGCATGATCGAGGAAGACATGATCGTGGTCGCCGAAGCCATCGTGGCCGCCCTCGAGAACATGAACGACGACAAGACCCTCGGCGAGATCGCCTCCGAAGTCGAGGAGTTCGCCCGCGAATTCCCCCTCTACGCCTGGTAG
- a CDS encoding M15 family metallopeptidase has protein sequence MRLKRLLPILPLLIALLVALLPAPAPAQPRPEGFVTVNDFLPTAAVDVKYYTGDNFVGARVDGYLAPKVILTVEAATALKAVQAYLAPFGLSLKLFDGYRPQRAVDHFVRWAEDLDDTRTKAAHYPDVEKRNLFNDGYIAARSGHSRGSTIDLTIIDKETGEELDMGTPFDFFGLESWPDHAGFTAQVRANRALLRATMILHGFKPYEAEWWHFTLRNEPYPETYFDFPVE, from the coding sequence ATGCGCCTGAAACGACTGCTCCCGATTCTTCCGCTCCTGATCGCGCTCCTCGTCGCCCTACTGCCCGCCCCCGCCCCGGCGCAGCCCCGGCCGGAAGGGTTCGTCACGGTCAACGACTTCCTCCCCACCGCTGCCGTGGACGTCAAATACTACACCGGCGACAACTTCGTGGGCGCGCGGGTGGACGGCTACCTCGCCCCCAAGGTCATTCTCACGGTGGAGGCGGCCACGGCCCTGAAGGCGGTCCAGGCGTACCTGGCCCCGTTCGGGCTGTCCCTCAAGCTGTTCGACGGCTACCGCCCCCAGCGCGCCGTGGACCACTTCGTGCGCTGGGCCGAAGACCTCGACGACACCCGCACCAAGGCGGCCCACTACCCGGACGTGGAAAAGCGCAACCTGTTCAACGACGGGTACATCGCGGCCCGCTCCGGCCACTCGCGCGGCTCGACCATCGACCTGACCATCATCGACAAGGAGACGGGCGAGGAGCTGGACATGGGCACCCCGTTCGACTTCTTCGGCCTGGAATCCTGGCCCGACCACGCGGGCTTCACGGCCCAGGTCCGCGCCAACCGCGCCCTGCTCCGCGCAACCATGATCCTGCACGGCTTCAAGCCCTACGAAGCCGAATGGTGGCACTTCACCCTGCGCAACGAGCCCTACCCCGAAACCTACTTCGACTTCCCGGTGGAATAA
- a CDS encoding dienelactone hydrolase family protein — MKSLLIILSLLLIPQTALAFQGQTVDYAVDGQPFEGYYVSPAEKAPLVFLVHDWDGLTGYEIQRADMLAELGYAVFAVDLFGKGVRPDSVDERKRLTGELYKDRAAMRARLMGGLNQAADLGANLSDAVAMGYCFGGTAVLELARSGAVLKAFVPFHGGLATPEGQDYKATKGFILVFHGTADASVPMTQFAALAAELEGTGVKHEMITYGGAPHAFTVFGSDRYRKDADEKSWARFTAFLHDTLK, encoded by the coding sequence ATGAAGTCACTGCTCATCATATTGTCGTTGCTGCTCATCCCCCAGACGGCCCTGGCCTTCCAGGGGCAGACCGTGGACTACGCCGTGGACGGCCAACCCTTTGAAGGCTATTACGTCAGCCCGGCGGAGAAAGCGCCCCTCGTCTTCCTGGTCCACGACTGGGACGGGCTGACCGGCTATGAGATCCAGCGGGCCGACATGCTGGCCGAGCTGGGCTACGCCGTGTTCGCCGTGGACCTGTTCGGCAAGGGCGTGCGCCCCGACTCCGTGGACGAGCGCAAGCGGCTGACCGGCGAGCTCTACAAGGACCGGGCCGCCATGCGCGCCCGGCTCATGGGCGGCCTGAACCAGGCCGCCGACCTGGGCGCGAACCTGTCCGACGCCGTGGCCATGGGCTATTGCTTCGGCGGCACCGCGGTCCTGGAGCTGGCCCGGTCCGGCGCGGTGCTCAAGGCGTTCGTGCCGTTCCACGGCGGCCTTGCCACGCCCGAGGGGCAGGACTACAAGGCCACCAAGGGATTCATCCTCGTGTTCCACGGCACGGCCGACGCGTCGGTGCCCATGACTCAGTTCGCGGCCCTGGCCGCCGAGCTGGAGGGTACGGGCGTGAAGCACGAGATGATCACCTACGGCGGCGCGCCCCACGCGTTCACCGTGTTCGGCTCGGACCGCTACCGCAAGGACGCGGACGAGAAGTCCTGGGCGCGGTTCACCGCGTTCCTGCACGACACCCTGAAGTAA
- a CDS encoding substrate-binding periplasmic protein — MRSFRAGFFALILLLAVAPAWAAEPVVIFGNHATPPKSWMENGTPRGILVDILHEIEARTGISFDIRLMPWKRAYMLAQAGNGGLIGLSKTKERLTIFDYSGAMYYDEIRLVVLKGNEFPYKTVSDLKGKVVGVTRGASYGDDFDSAKGRVFTPSEDTGPLCRLRMLLVKRIQVALIGPGEASVRHTIENDTDLRKHRDEFSILPAPFNHDPNYIGFEKGMRMGDTLREIDKALADMWKDGTIQAIEARY; from the coding sequence ATGCGCAGCTTCCGTGCCGGGTTCTTCGCCCTGATACTGCTCCTGGCGGTCGCTCCCGCCTGGGCCGCCGAGCCCGTGGTCATCTTCGGCAACCACGCCACACCGCCCAAATCCTGGATGGAAAACGGAACGCCAAGGGGCATCCTGGTGGACATCCTGCATGAAATCGAGGCCCGCACCGGGATATCCTTCGACATCCGGCTGATGCCCTGGAAACGGGCCTACATGCTCGCCCAGGCAGGGAACGGCGGCCTCATCGGCCTGTCCAAGACCAAGGAGCGGCTGACCATCTTCGATTATTCGGGGGCCATGTATTACGACGAGATCCGGCTGGTGGTCCTCAAGGGGAACGAGTTCCCCTACAAAACCGTCAGCGACCTCAAGGGCAAGGTGGTGGGCGTGACCCGAGGCGCTTCCTACGGCGACGATTTCGACTCGGCCAAGGGACGGGTGTTCACCCCCAGCGAGGACACCGGCCCGCTGTGCAGGCTGCGCATGCTGCTGGTCAAGCGCATCCAGGTCGCGCTGATCGGGCCCGGCGAGGCCTCGGTGCGACACACCATCGAGAACGACACCGACCTGCGCAAGCACCGCGACGAGTTCTCGATCCTGCCCGCCCCCTTCAACCACGACCCCAACTACATCGGTTTCGAAAAGGGCATGCGCATGGGCGATACCCTGCGGGAGATCGACAAGGCCCTGGCCGACATGTGGAAGGATGGCACCATACAGGCCATCGAGGCCCGCTACTGA
- a CDS encoding radical SAM protein, with protein MSEPKAPDLGGRLPVALAVPGGDKAALSAIGWQSVYRTLAEAPGLAVERVFPDKLGLTDGTDPKTRESKSPLSSFPVIAWSITFEEDFLSLPRTLRATGVPPLAAERPTLPLVIAGGPIAFLNPAPIAPFVDCFWVGEAEERFLDFFDTLRTLVFDGAGKDAILDAVKDLPGVYVPGRSKTPVKRIASGGAGPLCDPAFSAFISGQAAFRDTLLLEVNRGCPYGCRFCAAGFIYRPPRHADLDELKRIVDLADPPKVGLIGTALTDWPDLLPFLKWLHGRKKKFSLSSMRADGITEELLVYLRERGIRTVTLALEGASERLRKMMSKKLDPADFLNAVRLCARYGVNHLKIYMIAGWPGETEADYDELAEFLAEIVRIRSEEPGGRKKQFMRITIGVSSLVPKPFTPFQWSPMMDEAALNERMKRLVKMAKPYKGVTLQHDDPFQARLQGLLARGGEELAEFILLAAEQGGWKKALKLWKGDPSDILDRERGEDEPFPWEVVDIGVRREHLWKEWQRAKESKVSPGCSPRGCAHCAGCGVEEA; from the coding sequence GTGTCGGAGCCCAAGGCTCCCGACCTCGGAGGACGGCTGCCCGTTGCGCTGGCCGTCCCCGGAGGGGACAAGGCCGCCCTGTCCGCCATCGGCTGGCAATCCGTCTACCGGACCCTGGCCGAGGCGCCGGGGCTGGCCGTGGAGCGGGTGTTTCCCGACAAGCTGGGGCTGACCGACGGCACCGACCCCAAGACGCGCGAATCAAAGAGCCCACTATCCTCATTCCCTGTAATAGCCTGGAGCATCACGTTCGAGGAGGACTTCCTCAGCCTCCCTCGAACGCTCCGGGCGACGGGCGTTCCGCCGCTGGCGGCGGAACGCCCGACCCTCCCTCTGGTCATTGCCGGAGGCCCCATCGCCTTCCTCAACCCGGCCCCCATCGCGCCCTTCGTGGACTGCTTCTGGGTGGGCGAGGCCGAGGAACGGTTTCTGGATTTTTTCGACACCCTGCGCACCCTGGTCTTTGACGGCGCGGGCAAGGACGCCATCCTCGACGCGGTCAAGGACCTGCCCGGCGTCTACGTCCCGGGGCGGTCCAAGACCCCGGTCAAGCGCATCGCCTCGGGCGGTGCCGGTCCGCTCTGCGACCCCGCATTCTCGGCCTTCATCTCGGGCCAGGCCGCCTTCCGCGACACCCTGCTGCTGGAGGTCAACCGGGGCTGCCCCTACGGCTGCCGGTTCTGCGCCGCCGGGTTCATCTACCGCCCGCCCCGCCACGCCGACCTGGACGAGCTCAAGCGCATCGTGGACCTGGCCGACCCGCCCAAGGTGGGGCTCATCGGCACGGCCCTGACCGACTGGCCGGACCTGCTCCCGTTCCTCAAGTGGCTGCACGGACGCAAGAAGAAGTTCTCCCTGTCCTCCATGCGCGCCGACGGCATCACCGAGGAGCTGCTCGTGTACCTTCGCGAGCGCGGCATCCGCACCGTGACCCTGGCCCTGGAGGGCGCGAGCGAGCGGCTGCGGAAAATGATGAGCAAGAAGCTCGACCCGGCGGATTTCCTGAACGCGGTCCGGCTCTGCGCCCGGTACGGCGTGAACCACCTCAAGATCTACATGATCGCGGGCTGGCCCGGCGAGACCGAGGCGGACTACGACGAGCTGGCCGAATTCCTGGCCGAGATCGTGCGCATCCGATCCGAGGAGCCGGGCGGGCGCAAGAAGCAGTTCATGCGCATCACCATCGGGGTCAGCTCCCTGGTGCCCAAGCCGTTCACCCCGTTCCAGTGGTCACCCATGATGGATGAGGCGGCCCTGAACGAGCGCATGAAGCGCCTGGTCAAGATGGCCAAGCCGTACAAGGGCGTGACCCTGCAGCACGACGACCCGTTCCAGGCCCGGCTCCAGGGGCTGCTGGCCCGCGGCGGCGAAGAGCTGGCCGAGTTCATCCTCCTGGCCGCCGAACAGGGCGGCTGGAAAAAGGCGCTCAAGCTCTGGAAGGGCGACCCGTCCGACATCCTGGACCGCGAGCGCGGCGAGGACGAGCCCTTCCCCTGGGAAGTGGTGGACATCGGCGTGCGCCGCGAACACCTGTGGAAGGAATGGCAGCGCGCCAAGGAGTCCAAGGTCTCCCCCGGCTGCTCCCCCAGGGGCTGCGCCCACTGCGCCGGATGCGGGGTGGAAGAGGCGTGA